One window of Papaver somniferum cultivar HN1 chromosome 9, ASM357369v1, whole genome shotgun sequence genomic DNA carries:
- the LOC113310919 gene encoding glutathione S-transferase DHAR2-like: protein MALEICVKAAAGAPDLLGDCPFCQRVLLTLEEKKVPYQMHLIDTANKPQWFLEVNPEGKVPVVKFDGKWVPDSDVITQTLETKYPEPSLVTPSEYSSVGSKLFGSFVTFLKSKDASDGSEQALITELSALEEHLKAHGPYANGEKISAVDLGLAPKLYHLEVALGHFKSWSVPENLTHVKNYMKLLFSRESFLKTQPADKKYLIAGWAPKVNP, encoded by the exons ATGGCGTTGGAAATTTGTGTGAAAGCAGCTGCTGGTGCTCCCGATCTACTTGGTGATT GTCCTTTCTGTCAAAGGGTTCTTCTTACTTTGGAAGAAAAGAAAGTTCCTTACCAGATGCATTTGATTGACACTGCCAACAAACCCCAGTG GTTTTTGGAAGTTAATCCAGAAGGGAAGGTACCAGTAGTCAAATTTGATGGTAAATGGGTACCTGATTCTGATGTTATCACTCAAACCCTTGAGACTAAATACCCTGAACCATCTCTGGTTACTCCTTCGGAATACTCCTCAGT tgggtcgaagctatttgGATCTTTTGTTACCTTCTTGAAGAGTAAGGATGCTAGTGACGGTTCAGAGCAGGCATTGATCACTGAATTGTCTGCGTTGGAGGAGCACCTTAAAGCTCAT GGTCCTTATGCTAATGGAGAGAAAATTTCTGCTGTTGATTTGGGTTTGGCACCTAAATTATACCACCTTGAGGTTGCTCTTGGACATTTCAAGAGCTGGAGTGTTCCGGAGAATTTGACTCATGTCAAAAACTACATGAAG TTGCTTTTCTCTCGGGAGTCATTTCTGAAGACCCAGCCGGCTGACAAGAAGTACCTCATCGCAGGATGGGCACCCAAGGTTAATCCATGA